The Methanosphaera stadtmanae DSM 3091 genome includes a window with the following:
- a CDS encoding NOP5/NOP56 family protein, protein MKCYITTTSFGFIATNQDNEIIDYRVFEKKQVEKLLEIQKKQLLQEEVELIESVGLYYDEIVIETSKARSIYSHLNQYNKIITENTTKTGKYIRNNLEEILTDIPELKKVDVRRNLNNTYTQIAKDKIRESIKTNDVMIVETINSLEEIEETTGKLIERLREWTITYVPELDKIHNHELYSKIIALETTRENIKNSSLIENTQIEILDSNDVEMTEEDLSIIKEFATSIYSLYQTKNTLEEFIQNKIKEVAPNLYDVAGANLAAKLIAHMNGLEQLAKLPSSTVQIIGAEKATFRHLKTGENPPKHGLIFQHPSIRGSNWWIRGKLARAVAAKITIAARKDAFSNDYDANLKIELDEKIEKIKKDHPFPERKKKKENKDKKGKKSKKNRKERKKKKNRKKKLRKGEYSY, encoded by the coding sequence ATGAAATGCTATATTACAACTACAAGTTTCGGATTTATAGCTACGAATCAAGATAATGAAATAATTGACTACAGAGTTTTTGAAAAAAAACAAGTTGAAAAACTACTAGAAATACAGAAAAAACAATTATTACAAGAAGAAGTAGAGTTAATTGAATCAGTTGGTTTATATTATGATGAAATTGTAATAGAAACTAGTAAGGCTCGAAGTATATATTCACACTTAAATCAGTATAATAAAATCATTACAGAAAATACAACAAAAACTGGAAAATACATAAGAAACAATTTAGAAGAGATTTTAACAGATATTCCCGAGCTAAAAAAGGTTGATGTACGTAGAAATTTAAATAATACATATACCCAAATAGCTAAAGATAAAATTAGAGAATCTATTAAAACTAATGATGTAATGATCGTAGAAACAATAAATTCACTTGAAGAAATAGAAGAAACTACAGGTAAATTAATTGAACGTTTAAGAGAATGGACAATAACATATGTTCCAGAGTTAGATAAGATTCATAATCATGAATTATATTCTAAAATCATTGCTTTAGAAACAACACGTGAAAATATTAAAAATAGTTCTTTAATTGAAAATACACAGATTGAAATACTAGATAGTAACGATGTTGAAATGACTGAAGAAGATTTATCAATAATTAAAGAATTTGCTACATCAATTTATTCATTATATCAGACAAAGAATACTCTTGAAGAATTTATCCAGAATAAGATAAAAGAAGTAGCTCCTAATTTATATGATGTTGCAGGTGCTAACCTTGCAGCTAAATTAATTGCACATATGAATGGATTAGAACAACTTGCTAAATTACCATCAAGTACTGTTCAAATTATTGGTGCTGAAAAGGCAACATTTAGACATTTGAAAACTGGAGAAAATCCACCCAAACATGGATTAATCTTCCAACATCCAAGTATTCGTGGTTCAAATTGGTGGATACGTGGAAAATTAGCCCGTGCTGTAGCTGCTAAAATTACTATTGCAGCAAGAAAAGATGCATTTAGTAATGATTATGATGCTAATTTGAAGATTGAACTTGATGAGAAAATTGAGAAAATAAAAAAGGATCATCCATTCCCCGAAAGAAAAAAGAAAAAAGAGAATAAGGATAAAAAAGGTAAAAAAAGTAAAAAAAATCGTAAAGAACGTAAAAAAAAGAAAAATAGGAAGAAAAAATTAAGAAAAGGAGAATATTCCTATTAG